In bacterium, a genomic segment contains:
- a CDS encoding sterol desaturase family protein yields MPNFIFKPEYIRLFVFLLGLVIFSILEYFLSYRPRSLKRFERWPANTLMTLISNVLIKLIFPTGLIFFALYAKEHSLGFFNHYSIHQGLELVLSIIILDLAIYIQHVLSHKIPIFWRFHKVHHADIDLDATSALRFHPVEILASLLYKSMFVVILGISVTAIIVFEIILNFLAMFNHANLYIPKKFEGILRYLLVTPQMHIVHHSVNHEEANKNFGFNLSIWDRLFKTYQAQFKNDSTIGLSYFRKSSEHSLIKILLLPFKKIQ; encoded by the coding sequence GTGCCTAACTTCATTTTTAAACCAGAATATATCCGACTCTTTGTTTTTCTATTGGGTTTAGTTATTTTTTCCATATTAGAATATTTTTTATCTTACCGCCCAAGAAGTTTAAAACGATTTGAACGCTGGCCTGCCAATACACTCATGACCCTTATCTCTAACGTTCTAATAAAACTTATCTTTCCTACGGGGCTTATTTTTTTTGCGCTTTATGCCAAAGAGCATTCTTTGGGTTTTTTTAATCATTACTCTATTCATCAAGGGCTTGAGCTTGTACTCTCAATTATTATTTTAGATTTAGCGATTTATATTCAGCATGTTTTATCACATAAAATTCCTATTTTTTGGCGTTTTCATAAAGTGCATCATGCAGATATTGATCTAGATGCAACCAGTGCTTTACGCTTTCACCCGGTAGAAATCCTGGCGTCGCTTTTGTATAAATCTATGTTTGTTGTTATTTTAGGCATATCTGTAACAGCAATTATTGTCTTTGAAATCATCTTAAACTTTTTAGCCATGTTCAATCATGCCAATCTTTATATTCCTAAAAAATTTGAAGGTATTTTGCGCTACTTACTGGTAACGCCGCAAATGCATATTGTTCACCATTCTGTTAACCATGAAGAAGCCAATAAAAACTTTGGCTTTAATCTATCCATTTGGGATCGTTTGTTTAAAACTTACCAAGCTCAATTTAAAAATGATTCAACCATTGGTTTGTCTTATTTTAGAAAATCTTCAGAACACAGTTTGATCAAAATTCTTTTACTTCCATTTAAAAAAATTCAATAA
- a CDS encoding DUF4412 domain-containing protein: MIKHLLSLLIGIVLFATNLLLAKGVYANYDLQVMDKGSMLVGEIVTFYDNEKMRMEIALNRGKEPLEKIIHIVDIQKNKSYTLFNESKTYVELKYPKSKKNTLEKKYKPSNQTKTIAGFSCEVFGKIKKDFVETVCISQELYNKHKNYRESFRHIGQKQSYYMNDIKGFPLEYQITVDGKIQSKFKLKQLKEKNIKAQLFVIPKFYKKIESLKKKAL; encoded by the coding sequence ATGATTAAACATCTACTTTCATTATTAATTGGAATAGTTTTGTTTGCTACAAATTTATTGTTAGCAAAAGGCGTATATGCAAACTATGATTTGCAGGTAATGGATAAAGGTAGCATGCTTGTCGGTGAAATTGTTACTTTTTATGATAATGAAAAAATGAGGATGGAAATTGCTTTAAATAGAGGTAAAGAGCCACTGGAAAAAATCATACATATTGTGGATATCCAAAAAAATAAAAGCTACACACTATTCAATGAAAGTAAAACCTATGTAGAGCTTAAGTATCCAAAGTCTAAAAAAAATACACTTGAAAAAAAATACAAACCTAGCAATCAAACTAAAACCATTGCCGGCTTTTCTTGTGAAGTGTTTGGTAAAATAAAAAAAGATTTTGTAGAAACTGTCTGTATTAGTCAGGAGCTTTATAATAAGCATAAAAATTATAGGGAAAGTTTTAGACATATTGGCCAAAAGCAGTCTTATTATATGAATGATATTAAAGGCTTTCCATTGGAGTACCAGATAACAGTTGATGGAAAAATCCAATCTAAGTTCAAACTTAAACAGCTAAAGGAAAAAAATATCAAAGCTCAATTATTTGTGATCCCCAAATTTTACAAAAAAATAGAGAGTTTAAAGAAAAAAGCACTCTAA
- a CDS encoding MaoC family dehydratase N-terminal domain-containing protein, producing the protein MRGEEYTYFEALELGYQWRSANRTVTETDIVNFAGLSGDFNRIHTDAEFAKATEFGQRIAHGLLGLSISSGLQTTEAPWAIVAFANLEWKFSKPIFIGDTVHSESKIIKLKDLGRRGAGIVKIERKLVNQDGLVTQQGVWTLMVGKKPV; encoded by the coding sequence ATGCGTGGAGAAGAATACACATATTTTGAAGCTTTAGAGCTGGGTTATCAATGGCGATCAGCCAATAGAACCGTCACGGAAACAGATATTGTTAATTTTGCCGGTTTAAGTGGTGACTTTAATAGAATTCATACCGATGCTGAATTTGCCAAGGCAACAGAGTTTGGACAAAGAATAGCCCATGGCTTGTTGGGTTTATCAATTTCTTCTGGTTTACAGACAACAGAAGCTCCTTGGGCAATTGTCGCTTTTGCCAATTTAGAATGGAAATTTTCCAAACCTATTTTTATTGGTGACACTGTTCACAGTGAAAGTAAGATCATCAAACTAAAGGATCTTGGACGCAGAGGCGCGGGAATCGTTAAGATTGAGCGTAAATTGGTCAATCAAGATGGATTAGTCACGCAACAAGGTGTTTGGACCTTAATGGTTGGGAAAAAACCCGTATGA
- a CDS encoding DUF4412 domain-containing protein → MHIILLLPSLLSSVYANGVVVDYTMIINQAQQNMSGSMKAFYQNGMTRVEMNIKNMPMGKMIHLSDAKKKTSYTLFPEEKSYIENAIRQSSQHKSKHNFKPTKDKKTIAGHKCQVYEKKSRTQDEQVCLSDDLYKKYKSMMAAFYSNKKNNVLPEDIQGFPLEFESKKNNKLETQVRVISLKEKNIKTSMFTLPKGYKKMNSAPVADQDMEDMKKSMMEAMKNGGMDAKKIEAMKKMAEEMKKKYQSQ, encoded by the coding sequence ATGCACATTATTTTACTATTGCCTAGCTTATTAAGCTCTGTATATGCCAATGGTGTAGTGGTAGACTATACAATGATCATTAATCAAGCCCAGCAAAATATGAGTGGAAGCATGAAAGCATTTTACCAAAATGGAATGACCCGAGTTGAGATGAATATAAAAAATATGCCTATGGGTAAGATGATTCATTTGAGTGATGCTAAAAAAAAGACGAGCTATACGCTATTTCCTGAAGAAAAATCTTACATAGAGAATGCTATCCGTCAGAGCTCTCAACATAAAAGTAAACATAATTTTAAACCCACAAAAGATAAAAAAACCATTGCTGGGCATAAGTGTCAGGTTTATGAGAAAAAAAGCCGGACACAAGATGAACAAGTATGTTTGAGTGATGATTTGTATAAAAAATACAAATCCATGATGGCAGCATTTTATAGCAACAAAAAAAACAACGTTCTGCCAGAAGATATACAAGGTTTTCCTCTAGAATTTGAATCAAAAAAGAACAATAAACTTGAAACCCAAGTGCGCGTTATTTCACTGAAAGAAAAAAATATCAAAACATCAATGTTTACACTTCCTAAAGGTTACAAAAAAATGAACAGCGCCCCTGTAGCAGATCAAGATATGGAGGATATGAAAAAATCTATGATGGAGGCCATGAAAAATGGTGGCATGGATGCTAAAAAAATTGAAGCAATGAAAAAAATGGCTGAGGAGATGAAGAAAAAATATCAAAGCCAATAA
- a CDS encoding VOC family protein has translation MKFLHSMIRVSNLEDSLKFYIDALGLEEVRRKEVPKGKFTLVFLKAPDSDAEIELTYNWDSIEDYGNARNFGHLAFSVDNIYDMCASLQQKGIKILRPPRDGHMAFIKSPDNISIELLQKGKPLPSQEPWASMQNSGNW, from the coding sequence ATAAAATTTTTACACAGCATGATTCGCGTATCTAATCTAGAAGACTCTTTAAAATTTTATATTGATGCCTTGGGCTTAGAAGAAGTTCGCCGTAAAGAAGTACCTAAAGGCAAGTTTACCTTGGTGTTCCTTAAAGCCCCTGACAGTGATGCAGAAATTGAACTCACCTACAATTGGGATAGCATTGAAGACTATGGCAACGCCAGAAACTTTGGCCATTTGGCTTTCTCCGTAGATAATATCTATGACATGTGTGCATCGTTGCAACAAAAAGGCATTAAAATTTTAAGGCCGCCCAGAGATGGCCACATGGCTTTTATCAAATCACCGGACAATATATCTATTGAACTGTTACAAAAAGGCAAGCCATTACCCAGCCAAGAACCCTGGGCCAGCATGCAAAACTCTGGCAACTGGTGA
- the asnS gene encoding asparagine--tRNA ligase — protein sequence MTTALSPRIADIGQHVNQTVCLKGWLYNRRSSKNVHFLQLRDGSAIIQCVIGKNDVSSELFEAAANLSQETSLTITGTVREDSRSDLGYEIGVTDYSIVGEATDYPITPKEHGVAFLMENRHLWLRSKRQNAILKIRHELVNAIRDFFNQEDFTLIDAPIFTPSACEGTTNLFETTYFDRQAYLTQSGQLYMEAGAMAFGKVYCFGPTFRAEKSKTRRHLTEFWMVEPEVAYNTLNDNMDLAEKFLKYIVGRVLKNRQQELKVLERDISLLEKIQKPFPRIHYDDAIKKLHELGSDIVWGDDFGADDETMLTKEFDTPIMVHRYPAEIKAFYMKKDPENSKLSLSVDVLAPEGYGEIIGGGEREENLEVLEQAIAAHDLPKEHFEWFLDLRRYGTVPHAGFGLGLERAVAWVCGLHHVRETIPFPRLMDRIKP from the coding sequence ATGACAACAGCTTTATCTCCTCGTATCGCCGATATTGGCCAACATGTTAATCAAACCGTTTGTTTAAAAGGCTGGTTATATAATAGACGTAGCAGTAAGAATGTTCACTTCCTTCAATTGCGTGACGGCAGTGCTATTATCCAATGTGTGATTGGTAAAAACGACGTTTCATCAGAGTTATTTGAAGCTGCTGCCAACTTAAGCCAAGAAACGTCTTTAACGATTACTGGAACAGTTCGTGAAGATTCACGTTCAGATCTCGGTTATGAAATTGGCGTTACAGATTACTCGATTGTTGGCGAAGCCACTGATTATCCCATTACGCCTAAAGAACATGGTGTGGCGTTTTTAATGGAAAACCGGCATTTATGGCTACGTTCAAAACGCCAAAATGCCATTTTAAAAATACGGCACGAGTTGGTCAATGCCATTCGTGATTTTTTCAATCAAGAAGATTTTACCTTGATTGATGCACCAATCTTTACCCCTTCCGCCTGTGAAGGAACCACCAACCTTTTTGAGACCACCTATTTTGACAGACAAGCGTATTTAACCCAAAGCGGTCAGTTGTACATGGAAGCGGGAGCCATGGCTTTTGGCAAAGTTTATTGCTTTGGCCCCACCTTTAGAGCTGAAAAATCCAAGACCCGTAGACACTTGACTGAGTTTTGGATGGTAGAGCCAGAGGTGGCCTACAACACATTAAACGATAACATGGACTTGGCAGAAAAGTTTTTAAAATACATTGTGGGTCGTGTTTTAAAAAACCGTCAACAGGAACTTAAAGTTTTAGAAAGAGACATCAGTCTTTTAGAAAAAATTCAAAAACCCTTTCCACGCATTCATTATGATGACGCCATTAAAAAACTGCATGAATTAGGCAGTGATATTGTTTGGGGAGATGATTTTGGTGCAGATGATGAAACCATGTTAACCAAGGAGTTTGATACGCCCATCATGGTGCATCGTTATCCAGCAGAGATCAAAGCCTTTTATATGAAAAAAGACCCAGAAAACAGTAAGCTATCTTTATCTGTTGATGTCTTAGCCCCAGAAGGTTATGGTGAAATCATTGGCGGTGGTGAACGTGAAGAGAATTTAGAGGTTTTAGAACAAGCCATAGCTGCCCACGATTTACCCAAAGAACATTTTGAATGGTTCCTGGACTTACGCCGTTATGGTACCGTTCCACATGCTGGTTTTGGTTTAGGTTTAGAGAGAGCTGTCGCTTGGGTCTGTGGCTTACATCATGTCAGAGAAACCATTCCGTTTCCAAGATTGATGGATCGAATTAAACCTTAA
- a CDS encoding rhodanese-like domain-containing protein produces MLLQLKQKKLLLALITLLSIAFLWLIVWLKEPAAPQVQTVSKQTIKKTLAQEKTKDRPILIDLRTAWEINKTGKIADAVHINYFSFNFSDQLKALDPNKTYIVYCWVGVRSNKAAQIMQSMSLNVKDYRQGMKDWLN; encoded by the coding sequence ATGCTCCTACAGCTAAAACAAAAAAAATTACTCCTTGCTCTCATCACATTACTCAGCATTGCTTTTTTATGGTTGATTGTATGGTTAAAAGAGCCTGCTGCACCCCAAGTGCAAACCGTTTCCAAACAAACAATAAAAAAAACTTTAGCCCAAGAAAAAACAAAAGACCGTCCCATACTGATTGACTTAAGAACGGCTTGGGAAATAAATAAAACCGGCAAAATTGCTGATGCTGTTCACATTAATTATTTTTCGTTTAATTTTTCTGATCAGCTTAAAGCTTTAGATCCAAACAAAACCTATATTGTTTATTGTTGGGTTGGGGTCCGTTCCAATAAAGCTGCTCAAATAATGCAGTCTATGAGTTTAAATGTAAAAGACTATCGTCAAGGTATGAAAGATTGGTTAAACTAA
- a CDS encoding cation diffusion facilitator family transporter, with protein sequence MASGSKVAVYSAIIGNSIVMVAKFIAFFFTGSSSMLSEGIHSFADVSNQCLLALGIQKSQRKADARHPYGYVRERYIWALISAVGIFFLGCGVTVYHGVHGLFDPHEIEDYTLAFAVLAFAFVVEGTTFIIALKAVQKEALKRQQSFFSYFKGGTDPTGVAVILEDGAAVLGVIIAAVGLTFSYHTHNPFWDSMATIMIGLLLGVVATFIAVRTRGLLIGQAIPEVSRKKVLEILQTEPVIDQVYDIKTAIIGAQDLLFKADVEFDGEKIAEKYIQDYDFNQLIDDLKTRDDLRKFLLEYGDHVIETLGDEIDRIEKKIKHEIPDLKHIDLEVN encoded by the coding sequence ATGGCCAGTGGATCAAAAGTCGCTGTATACAGCGCAATTATTGGGAACAGCATTGTGATGGTGGCAAAGTTTATTGCTTTTTTTTTCACTGGATCGAGTTCTATGTTGTCTGAAGGTATTCACTCTTTTGCCGATGTGAGCAACCAGTGTTTGTTAGCCTTAGGCATACAAAAATCTCAGCGAAAAGCGGATGCCCGGCATCCCTATGGCTATGTTAGAGAGCGTTATATATGGGCGCTTATTTCTGCTGTGGGTATTTTTTTCTTGGGCTGTGGTGTAACCGTTTATCATGGTGTACATGGTTTGTTTGATCCACATGAAATTGAAGATTATACACTGGCCTTTGCAGTCCTTGCCTTTGCGTTTGTGGTTGAGGGCACCACATTCATCATTGCATTAAAAGCAGTACAAAAAGAAGCTTTAAAACGACAGCAGAGTTTTTTTTCCTATTTTAAGGGGGGTACCGATCCCACTGGGGTGGCTGTGATTTTGGAAGACGGTGCTGCTGTGTTGGGTGTTATTATTGCAGCAGTAGGGCTGACCTTCAGTTACCATACGCATAATCCATTTTGGGATAGTATGGCAACCATCATGATTGGCTTACTGTTAGGCGTCGTGGCAACATTCATTGCTGTTAGGACAAGAGGCTTATTGATTGGACAAGCCATACCGGAAGTAAGTCGAAAAAAAGTACTTGAAATATTACAAACTGAACCAGTGATTGATCAAGTTTACGATATCAAAACAGCCATTATTGGAGCACAAGATCTTCTTTTTAAAGCAGATGTTGAGTTTGATGGGGAAAAGATTGCAGAAAAATACATACAAGATTACGACTTCAATCAACTGATAGATGATTTAAAAACAAGAGATGATTTAAGAAAGTTTTTGCTAGAGTATGGTGATCATGTGATAGAAACTTTAGGGGATGAAATTGATCGCATTGAAAAAAAAATCAAGCATGAAATCCCAGACTTGAAGCATATTGATCTGGAAGTTAATTAG
- a CDS encoding OsmC family protein: MVIHKKGSAQWTGGLKDGKGTVSTQSGALAHQPYGFNTRFEDKPGTNPEELIGAAHAGCFSMALAKIIEEEGLSAEKLETTANVTLEKMDDGFSITKIQLNLKAQVPGAEESKVKDLANKAKLGCPVSKLFKAEINLETTIL; the protein is encoded by the coding sequence ATGGTTATACATAAAAAAGGTTCAGCACAGTGGACAGGGGGCTTAAAAGATGGAAAAGGTACGGTTTCCACCCAGAGTGGAGCATTAGCTCACCAGCCTTATGGATTCAATACCCGTTTTGAGGATAAGCCCGGTACCAACCCTGAAGAGCTGATTGGCGCTGCCCATGCTGGATGTTTTAGCATGGCCTTGGCCAAAATTATTGAGGAAGAAGGCCTAAGTGCTGAAAAATTAGAAACCACTGCCAATGTCACTTTGGAGAAAATGGATGATGGTTTTAGCATTACCAAAATACAATTAAATCTAAAAGCACAGGTTCCAGGTGCAGAAGAAAGTAAGGTTAAAGATCTAGCCAATAAAGCCAAGCTTGGCTGTCCGGTGTCAAAACTGTTCAAGGCAGAGATTAACCTAGAAACAACTATTCTTTAG
- a CDS encoding VWA domain-containing protein, whose translation MYGEIRKAAVALVFCLVSGVLAQQRANVVILVDVSGSIAYILRSIHIAKIIAQDTCISQKSDGSRVAILGFGQTVNTSYDFSSSSS comes from the coding sequence ATGTATGGGGAAATTAGGAAAGCAGCAGTAGCATTGGTTTTTTGTCTTGTCTCTGGGGTGCTGGCTCAACAAAGAGCCAATGTAGTTATCTTGGTTGATGTTTCTGGTAGCATTGCTTACATTCTACGGTCTATTCATATTGCAAAAATCATTGCCCAGGATACATGTATCAGTCAGAAATCTGATGGCAGTAGAGTGGCTATTTTAGGTTTTGGGCAAACCGTTAACACCTCGTATGACTTTTCTAGTTCATCGTCTTAA
- a CDS encoding GIY-YIG nuclease family protein, with the protein MMYSIIDIETTGSFSGLHKVTEIAIIVFDGNKIVDSYQTLINPQRNIPSSITRLTGITNAMVSSAPPFYKVAKKIVEMTQSCVFVAHNVNFDYNILKSEFSDLGYNFKVKKLCTVRLARKALPGHASYSLGKICKDLGIEISNRHRAMGDAKATLELFKKILTQLGEDQVFNAYQEAELQLPQQLNYSDLEDLPQEPGIYFLKDKEDCIIYIGKSINIQKRVKSHFKFKNGQKKAQRIFEETFSIDYILSGSDLAARLLECEMIKKHRPRHNRSLNRARFRYCLALEADKAGYLDVKIRSNSQLNLSYKHEEIKFFSKKTASLAKLEIYKKAFGIHLEHPKYSGAIDQLKATLDALLYNKKIEQQFEKYFYPHSDFDVRLKGRDKDEHALIEFRDHQIQSLSFIKNQQHVQQYKLSENSDMKNIFLSIYNKKKLNLVKKSTADTQLNYF; encoded by the coding sequence ATGATGTATTCTATAATTGATATTGAAACCACGGGCTCGTTTTCTGGCCTTCATAAAGTAACAGAAATTGCTATTATTGTATTTGATGGCAATAAAATTGTGGACTCCTACCAAACTCTCATTAATCCGCAGCGCAATATTCCTAGTTCTATCACCCGTTTAACCGGCATCACCAATGCCATGGTTTCCAGTGCACCTCCTTTCTATAAAGTTGCAAAAAAAATTGTTGAAATGACCCAGTCCTGCGTCTTTGTGGCTCACAACGTAAACTTTGATTACAATATCCTTAAAAGTGAGTTCTCAGACTTAGGGTATAACTTCAAAGTTAAAAAACTTTGTACCGTGCGTTTGGCACGTAAAGCACTGCCTGGACATGCCTCTTACAGTTTAGGTAAAATTTGTAAGGACCTAGGCATTGAAATCAGTAACCGACACCGAGCCATGGGCGATGCCAAAGCTACCCTAGAGTTATTTAAAAAGATTCTTACTCAATTGGGGGAGGACCAAGTTTTTAATGCTTATCAAGAAGCTGAGTTACAACTTCCACAACAACTTAATTATTCTGATCTTGAAGACTTACCGCAAGAGCCGGGTATTTATTTTTTAAAAGATAAAGAAGATTGTATTATATACATTGGTAAAAGCATCAACATTCAAAAAAGAGTAAAAAGTCATTTTAAGTTTAAAAACGGTCAAAAGAAAGCTCAACGTATATTTGAGGAAACTTTCAGTATCGATTATATCCTAAGCGGAAGCGATCTTGCAGCCCGTTTATTGGAATGTGAGATGATCAAAAAGCACAGACCTCGCCATAATCGCTCACTCAATCGTGCAAGGTTCAGGTACTGCTTGGCACTAGAAGCCGATAAAGCTGGGTACCTAGATGTTAAAATAAGATCGAACTCGCAGCTGAACTTGTCTTATAAACATGAAGAAATAAAGTTTTTTAGTAAAAAAACAGCCAGCTTGGCAAAGCTTGAGATTTACAAAAAAGCTTTTGGCATACACTTAGAGCACCCTAAGTACTCAGGGGCCATCGACCAATTAAAGGCTACTTTAGACGCTTTACTTTACAATAAAAAAATTGAACAGCAATTTGAAAAGTACTTTTATCCGCATTCAGATTTTGATGTTCGTTTAAAGGGAAGGGATAAAGATGAACACGCTTTGATAGAATTTCGTGATCATCAAATTCAATCTTTATCGTTTATTAAAAATCAGCAACATGTGCAACAGTATAAACTGAGTGAAAATAGTGACATGAAAAATATTTTTTTAAGTATATACAATAAAAAAAAGCTAAACCTTGTTAAAAAAAGTACAGCAGATACCCAATTAAATTATTTTTGA
- a CDS encoding PLP-dependent aspartate aminotransferase family protein produces MAKKRKSTLYPKTSVITEGFDPSLSVGSARPAVFRSSTFVFSSPEAAENAFAIALNKKEKEADEIPELIYSRLSHPNAEILEKHLTPLEPRAKDAVVFNSGMAAISTLLLALNKPGESFVYTTPLYGGTYHLINEVLQPLNIQGIEAPAKSLNQVLTTIKNNKTISMVFVETPSNPNLRLLDIKQIAQACKTHPKQPLLVVDNTLMGPTYQHPIQLGADLVVYSATKYLAGFSDMLGGVILGKTIEHLNALRGYRALLGNIMQADECWILDSRLPTVQLRMEKQSKNAQKIVKAIHQHPTIKQVYYPGYFTDSKQQTLWEDQCGQPGALFSLVLKGGKSQAFNFLRHLKIIKNAVSLGGMESLACHPASTTHSEMTDEVLKENDIDQGLVRVSVGIEDWRDIQQDIQQALDKSDQI; encoded by the coding sequence ATGGCCAAAAAAAGAAAATCAACACTTTATCCAAAAACATCCGTTATTACTGAGGGTTTTGATCCTTCTTTATCCGTTGGTTCAGCTCGACCAGCGGTGTTTAGAAGTTCTACTTTTGTTTTTTCTTCACCAGAAGCAGCAGAAAATGCTTTTGCCATTGCATTGAACAAAAAAGAAAAAGAAGCAGATGAAATACCCGAATTAATTTACTCGCGTTTATCGCATCCCAATGCCGAAATTTTAGAAAAACATTTAACCCCGCTTGAGCCCAGGGCAAAAGATGCGGTGGTATTCAACTCAGGCATGGCCGCCATCTCAACATTACTGCTGGCTCTTAATAAACCCGGAGAATCATTTGTTTATACCACGCCACTTTATGGCGGAACCTACCACCTTATTAATGAAGTGTTACAGCCTCTAAATATTCAAGGTATTGAGGCTCCGGCAAAAAGTCTAAACCAAGTATTGACCACGATTAAAAACAATAAAACCATCAGTATGGTATTTGTGGAAACTCCTTCCAACCCTAACTTACGTTTACTGGATATAAAGCAAATTGCTCAGGCTTGTAAAACCCACCCTAAACAACCTTTATTGGTTGTGGACAATACCTTGATGGGACCAACCTACCAGCACCCGATTCAATTAGGGGCAGATTTAGTTGTGTATTCTGCCACAAAGTATTTGGCTGGTTTTAGTGATATGTTGGGTGGCGTGATTTTGGGGAAAACCATAGAACATTTAAATGCCTTGCGTGGGTATAGAGCTCTTTTGGGTAATATCATGCAAGCTGATGAATGCTGGATTTTGGACAGTCGCTTGCCCACAGTCCAGTTGCGAATGGAAAAACAAAGTAAAAATGCGCAAAAAATTGTTAAAGCCATTCATCAGCATCCAACAATAAAACAAGTTTATTATCCAGGTTATTTTACGGATTCCAAACAACAAACCTTATGGGAAGATCAGTGTGGGCAACCAGGAGCTTTATTTTCATTGGTTCTAAAAGGAGGTAAAAGCCAGGCCTTTAATTTTTTAAGACATCTAAAGATTATCAAAAATGCGGTGAGCTTGGGTGGAATGGAGTCTCTTGCTTGTCATCCTGCCAGCACCACCCACAGTGAAATGACAGATGAAGTGTTAAAAGAAAACGACATTGATCAAGGCTTGGTTAGAGTGTCAGTAGGCATTGAAGACTGGCGTGATATTCAACAAGATATTCAGCAAGCTTTAGACAAAAGTGATCAGATTTAA
- a CDS encoding DUF1328 domain-containing protein, with protein MLKLAIFFFIISLVAALFGFTGIATAAAGIAKVLFFIFLVLFILFGVLAYKATKKITS; from the coding sequence ATGCTTAAATTAGCTATTTTTTTCTTTATCATATCTTTAGTTGCTGCATTATTTGGTTTTACTGGAATTGCTACTGCGGCGGCAGGAATTGCCAAAGTTCTTTTTTTCATTTTTCTGGTTTTATTCATTCTTTTTGGTGTATTGGCTTACAAGGCAACCAAAAAAATAACTTCATAA
- a CDS encoding VOC family protein yields the protein MIGYITLGANNIDKTGDFYDALFGLLGAKKSYDTPTAKAWQTKEGTPIFSITSPYDGNVATVGNGVMIALQASSPEHVNKLHAKALELGATNEGEPGIRGAGYYCAYFRDPEGHKINFHCSKS from the coding sequence ATGATTGGTTACATTACATTGGGTGCAAATAATATAGATAAAACAGGTGATTTTTATGATGCTCTATTTGGTTTGCTAGGAGCAAAAAAGTCTTATGACACGCCAACAGCTAAAGCGTGGCAAACAAAAGAAGGAACACCCATATTTTCAATCACAAGCCCATATGATGGTAATGTAGCAACCGTAGGCAATGGTGTTATGATAGCCTTACAAGCTTCGTCTCCAGAGCACGTCAACAAACTCCATGCAAAAGCTTTAGAACTAGGTGCAACAAATGAAGGAGAGCCGGGCATACGGGGTGCTGGTTATTATTGTGCTTATTTTAGGGACCCTGAAGGACACAAAATTAACTTTCATTGTTCAAAGTCATGA